The Oligoflexus sp. genome window below encodes:
- a CDS encoding TonB C-terminal domain-containing protein yields MEQNAKPVKLDSLSQRGRRLILLPLVLSLAAHALLMLILSFLPALDRKPKSTAKVPVRLEFKEVPRKPDADKAEKKNLAEETPKDEPKTIIEAPLPETEPPKDSAYLGAQNHSTAQETKTQPRPSARAADPTPLQNGPLRLKVEDAPGGKVKVPAGKDYKEFLPKQIDVVNTGHNDYIDKKLPVGPVLDVNTTEYRYIGYFTAVRKQVDLAYYDIGPTLQDKDYIRDRVESVGKAQLQGTSVIQLKVARSGLLMETKLVQSSGDKDVDQFWERVLNLAAPYPPLPRDFPEEELVFTYKLYYDFVIAGERRTRRFMF; encoded by the coding sequence ATGGAACAGAACGCAAAACCAGTCAAGCTTGACAGTCTTTCTCAGCGCGGAAGGCGACTGATCCTTTTGCCTCTTGTCCTTTCCCTCGCCGCTCATGCTCTTCTCATGCTTATCCTGTCGTTTTTACCAGCTCTTGATCGCAAACCGAAGAGCACGGCCAAGGTTCCGGTACGCCTGGAATTCAAAGAAGTCCCACGAAAGCCCGACGCGGATAAGGCCGAGAAAAAAAACCTCGCCGAAGAGACTCCGAAAGACGAACCCAAGACCATTATTGAGGCGCCACTGCCCGAGACCGAGCCACCCAAGGATTCCGCTTATCTTGGAGCGCAGAATCACAGCACGGCTCAGGAAACGAAAACGCAGCCGCGTCCCAGTGCAAGGGCTGCTGATCCCACGCCTTTGCAGAATGGGCCTTTGCGTCTGAAGGTCGAGGACGCTCCCGGCGGCAAGGTCAAGGTTCCTGCGGGCAAGGATTATAAGGAATTCCTGCCGAAGCAGATTGATGTCGTGAACACGGGGCATAACGATTACATCGACAAGAAACTGCCGGTCGGTCCCGTACTGGACGTGAACACCACCGAGTATCGTTACATCGGTTATTTCACGGCTGTTCGCAAGCAGGTGGACCTTGCCTACTACGATATCGGCCCGACGCTTCAGGACAAGGACTATATCCGCGATAGGGTGGAAAGCGTCGGCAAAGCCCAGCTGCAGGGCACCAGCGTGATTCAGCTGAAGGTGGCCCGCAGCGGCCTTCTGATGGAAACCAAGCTCGTCCAGTCATCCGGAGACAAGGACGTCGATCAATTCTGGGAACGCGTCCTGAACCTGGCCGCGCCCTATCCGCCCTTGCCTCGGGATTTCCCCGAGGAGGAGCTGGTCTTCACCTACAAGCTTTACTATGATTTTGTGATAGCCGGCGAGAGGCGCACGCGTCGCTTTATGTTTTAG
- a CDS encoding OmpA family protein, whose product MKMKLMLSALVVLNLFAVACTNDDKKVEEVVATEKKADDHEFSVDKDGKLEFKAEIVYFAFDDASLTPEGMARLDAIAAHMKTNTKEKLKVEGHCDDRGSIEYNLALGQRRAESVRKYLETVGIGADRLQAVSFGSEKPAVAGQGEEAWSKNRRAEFAFAQ is encoded by the coding sequence ATGAAGATGAAGTTGATGCTGTCGGCTCTTGTGGTTCTGAATCTCTTTGCTGTCGCCTGTACGAACGACGATAAAAAAGTCGAGGAAGTCGTGGCCACCGAGAAGAAAGCGGATGATCATGAATTTTCCGTCGACAAGGATGGAAAGTTGGAATTCAAAGCGGAGATCGTTTACTTCGCATTTGATGACGCTTCCCTCACGCCCGAAGGCATGGCTCGCCTGGATGCCATCGCCGCCCATATGAAGACCAATACCAAGGAAAAACTCAAAGTCGAAGGCCACTGCGATGACCGCGGTTCGATCGAGTATAACCTTGCCCTGGGTCAGCGCCGCGCGGAATCCGTGCGCAAGTATCTTGAGACTGTAGGCATCGGTGCCGACCGTCTTCAGGCCGTGAGCTTCGGTTCGGAAAAACCAGCCGTGGCTGGCCAGGGTGAAGAAGCCTGGTCCAAGAACCGTCGCGCTGAATTCGCCTTCGCGCAGTAA
- a CDS encoding gamma-glutamylcyclotransferase family protein gives MRHLAVYGTLRDPDIIRTVLGRDPTPWARGTTQLPHFSCYYVEGAVYPGLKREPEAMLQLQLYQNLPVDCWEKLLAYEGNEYKQVGIKYRGVTYTLFVPRTSTPLSPSKWSLESFQAVHKNRFMMELSEELGRGA, from the coding sequence ATGCGTCATCTGGCGGTTTACGGAACCCTGAGGGATCCCGATATTATCCGGACGGTGTTAGGTCGCGATCCGACGCCTTGGGCGCGCGGCACGACGCAACTGCCTCATTTTTCTTGCTACTACGTGGAGGGCGCGGTTTATCCCGGCCTGAAACGCGAACCTGAGGCTATGCTCCAGCTTCAGTTGTATCAGAATCTGCCGGTGGATTGTTGGGAAAAGCTGCTGGCTTATGAAGGCAATGAGTACAAACAGGTCGGCATCAAATATCGCGGCGTGACCTACACTCTTTTTGTGCCACGCACCTCTACGCCCCTCAGTCCTTCCAAGTGGTCCCTGGAGTCCTTTCAGGCCGTTCACAAAAATCGTTTTATGATGGAACTGAGTGAAGAGCTGGGTCGCGGGGCCTAA